A window from Lentisphaera araneosa HTCC2155 encodes these proteins:
- a CDS encoding ISL3 family transposase has product MMTEQLFAEMLNLGDKWEVSKLEVLAEQSCIEVTIKDTAKLLEGMECPCCKRTDLIIKDHANERLWDHLQMWTYKTVLKCRLPRALCKSCKKTWTIRAPWEGVNKHSSKDFEALALTLMRHMPVSKVGKLMKVDDQKLWRILRVYIDKERAKLDWSELTRIGVDELSIAKGHRYVSVFVDMENHSVLFAADGKDAQVFEQFTEELYLKDGHPHAITEVSMDMSPSYKSGVDSNMRNARKVFDYFHIAQNLNKAIGKVCSRERRTKGDIRNLLKKPRLFQKNRDKLKEKDQQTIEKLKELNTATAMAYQMRLSLQDIFKTKSEIKALLGLKAWISWVHNEAEKEMWKYFLNPLKKFAESLTKHFDGIIARWRHGTSNAVLEGINSVFSAVKRRARGFRSKEYLKMMLYFTKGNLTGIPNLIPSK; this is encoded by the coding sequence ATGATGACCGAACAACTTTTTGCAGAAATGTTAAATCTCGGGGATAAATGGGAAGTTAGTAAACTAGAAGTTTTGGCAGAGCAATCATGTATTGAAGTGACAATTAAAGATACAGCTAAACTTTTAGAAGGTATGGAATGCCCTTGTTGTAAGAGAACCGATTTAATTATAAAAGATCATGCAAATGAAAGGCTATGGGATCATCTACAAATGTGGACTTATAAAACTGTATTAAAATGCCGATTGCCTCGTGCCCTTTGTAAATCCTGTAAAAAAACGTGGACAATTCGAGCTCCTTGGGAAGGTGTCAATAAACATTCCAGTAAAGACTTTGAGGCATTAGCCTTGACCCTCATGCGTCATATGCCCGTGTCAAAAGTAGGTAAATTAATGAAAGTTGATGATCAAAAATTATGGAGGATTCTAAGAGTATATATTGATAAAGAACGGGCCAAACTTGACTGGAGTGAACTCACGAGAATTGGAGTAGATGAGTTGAGTATCGCAAAAGGTCATCGTTATGTAAGTGTTTTTGTGGATATGGAAAACCATAGTGTTCTATTCGCTGCAGACGGCAAAGATGCACAAGTTTTTGAACAATTCACCGAGGAACTTTACCTGAAAGACGGTCACCCTCATGCAATTACTGAAGTTAGCATGGATATGAGTCCCTCTTATAAAAGTGGCGTTGATTCAAATATGCGCAATGCTCGTAAAGTATTTGACTACTTCCATATTGCACAAAACTTAAACAAAGCAATTGGCAAAGTTTGTTCCAGAGAGCGCCGTACAAAAGGTGATATTCGAAACCTCCTAAAAAAGCCTCGTTTATTTCAAAAGAACAGAGACAAACTCAAGGAAAAAGATCAGCAAACTATAGAAAAATTAAAAGAGCTGAACACTGCAACAGCCATGGCATACCAAATGCGCTTAAGTCTCCAAGATATTTTTAAAACGAAGTCCGAAATCAAAGCTTTGTTAGGGTTAAAAGCATGGATATCTTGGGTTCATAATGAAGCTGAAAAAGAAATGTGGAAATACTTTTTAAACCCTCTAAAGAAATTTGCCGAATCTCTTACAAAACATTTTGATGGAATTATTGCTCGATGGAGGCACGGAACAAGTAATGCTGTATTGGAAGGAATTAATTCCGTTTTCTCAGCAGTTAAAAGACGGGCCAGAGGGTTTAGATCTAAAGAATATCTAAAAATGATGCTCTATTTCACTAAAGGAAATTTAACTGGGATACCAAACCTCATCCCCTCAAAGTGA
- a CDS encoding IS110 family transposase, with amino-acid sequence MYNVTHKKPSDYPVIVAIDWADEKHDFRILRDNHEETKVISNDLFEIQDFFCSLQCNSIAVVIESCQSALMNLLLSMNTLDVYTVHPTTSSKFAKTFHVSGAKSDRSDTKALLELYLKHPDKVNKADSSFSKGSLKKLNLRRRNLVDDRTSLTNQLTALLKIYYPQALKVVGNHLYAEIFMEFLDKYPSPQSVLNAHQIGITKFFNKRSTVVKKQKKELKPYVVLLLLYTMKMS; translated from the coding sequence ATGTATAATGTGACTCATAAAAAGCCATCTGATTACCCAGTAATTGTAGCAATTGACTGGGCTGACGAGAAACATGACTTTAGAATTCTTCGAGATAATCATGAAGAAACAAAAGTTATCAGTAATGATTTGTTTGAGATTCAAGATTTCTTTTGTAGCCTTCAATGTAATTCTATAGCTGTCGTTATAGAAAGCTGCCAAAGTGCATTGATGAACTTGCTGCTATCCATGAATACTTTAGATGTATACACGGTTCATCCCACGACTTCATCTAAATTCGCAAAAACCTTCCATGTCAGCGGTGCAAAAAGCGATCGTTCCGATACCAAGGCTTTACTTGAATTGTATTTAAAGCATCCGGATAAAGTTAATAAAGCTGACTCTTCCTTCTCAAAGGGAAGCCTGAAAAAGCTAAATCTTCGCAGAAGAAATTTAGTGGATGATAGAACAAGTTTAACGAATCAATTAACTGCGTTGCTTAAAATTTATTATCCCCAAGCCCTCAAAGTAGTCGGCAACCATCTGTACGCAGAAATATTTATGGAATTCTTAGATAAGTATCCCAGCCCACAATCGGTTCTTAATGCTCATCAAATTGGGATCACGAAATTTTTTAATAAGCGAAGTACCGTAGTAAAAAAACAAAAGAAAGAGTTAAAGCCTTACGTAGTTCTATTGTTGTTGTACACGATGAAGATGAGTTAG
- a CDS encoding transposase, whose product MKIYTEHEDYELFHSFPGAGPSIGPRLMAFFGDDRELFQSVEEVLKTSEVAPVTIQSGKMNIVRRRFLCDRFTQLSFVEFANNSVRSSIWAHEFYYHKKALNMPHFCILRALAYKWIRIMYRCWKTRTNYCEKTYLQVLDKRQPAWYQKVMT is encoded by the coding sequence TTGAAAATTTATACAGAACACGAGGACTATGAACTATTTCATTCCTTTCCAGGAGCAGGCCCAAGTATTGGACCTCGACTCATGGCTTTCTTTGGAGATGATAGAGAACTTTTTCAGTCAGTAGAAGAAGTCTTAAAGACTAGTGAAGTAGCTCCTGTAACAATTCAGAGCGGAAAGATGAATATTGTGAGAAGGCGGTTTTTGTGTGATAGATTCACCCAGCTTAGTTTTGTGGAATTTGCTAACAATTCAGTCCGATCATCTATATGGGCTCATGAATTTTATTATCACAAAAAAGCTCTCAATATGCCCCATTTTTGCATTTTAAGAGCTTTAGCATACAAGTGGATTAGAATTATGTATCGATGCTGGAAAACGAGGACTAACTACTGTGAAAAAACCTATTTGCAGGTCTTAGACAAAAGACAGCCTGCATGGTATCAAAAAGTTATGACTTAA
- a CDS encoding sulfatase, which yields MKYLLFLLMPLALFASDRPKPNVILILTDDLGWQDVKCYDIDEPTPYETPNIDKLATEGVMFWQAYSPAPTCAPTRGAILAGKHPARLQRTHVVGGAPPIPHNEKQWSVISPWYRGRLPVSEITIPQLLKPQGYVSGHVGKWHVAISHHAYPQADDHGFDFTRSNLGVSANMKNRLEGFATKAKNDRYRLDDNGFPYHENSEDALDFIRENKDKPFFLYYATWLVHTPIVSRSRELLEKYCKKLGIEFPKDPKGWDLPGQQNPYYAAMVEMLDYYMGQMFTYLKETDDPRWPGHKLIENTYIIFTSDNGGMEKVPGEIITDNFPLDKGKINAKEGGIRVPLIITGPGIKAGQESDVMINGLDFFPTILSWSGAKKPDNLKLDGLDISTLLTKDASNPKLVKKENGEVRNSIMHHFPNSYSMHSTLRIGDYKVIRNYKPEMPPFELYQLYDNGKRVDIEESKNLAKTMPEKVQEMNKILQQKLEEMDASFPFLNPYTMRKLPGKDQVCAVSENGLDGNKAWVKFKENGNKVTKAYLLYTDNGGHKYEEWYRLDAQVKDGKVIAKLPKGTTHYLFNLVDDKHFMLSYPRMGQMSHYNINKKYSINALKVK from the coding sequence ATGAAGTACTTACTCTTTTTACTCATGCCTTTGGCGCTCTTCGCCAGTGATCGCCCCAAGCCCAATGTCATTCTCATCCTCACCGATGACCTCGGCTGGCAAGATGTTAAATGCTACGACATCGATGAACCCACCCCCTACGAAACCCCTAATATCGATAAACTCGCCACAGAAGGCGTCATGTTTTGGCAGGCTTATTCCCCCGCACCAACTTGTGCCCCGACGCGTGGTGCCATCCTCGCAGGGAAGCATCCTGCTCGCCTTCAAAGAACTCACGTGGTCGGCGGCGCGCCTCCCATTCCCCATAATGAAAAGCAGTGGTCCGTCATTTCTCCTTGGTACCGCGGACGTCTGCCAGTCAGTGAAATCACCATTCCCCAACTACTTAAACCCCAAGGTTATGTCTCAGGTCACGTGGGCAAATGGCACGTGGCCATTAGTCATCACGCCTATCCTCAGGCAGATGATCATGGTTTTGATTTCACTCGCAGTAACTTGGGCGTTTCCGCCAATATGAAAAATCGCCTCGAAGGTTTTGCGACGAAGGCAAAAAATGATCGCTACCGACTCGATGATAATGGTTTTCCTTATCACGAAAATAGTGAGGATGCCCTCGATTTTATCCGCGAAAACAAAGACAAGCCCTTTTTCCTCTACTACGCCACTTGGCTGGTTCACACCCCAATTGTCAGCCGTAGTCGTGAACTCTTAGAAAAGTATTGCAAAAAGCTCGGTATTGAATTCCCAAAAGACCCAAAGGGCTGGGATTTACCTGGTCAGCAAAACCCTTATTACGCCGCCATGGTAGAAATGCTCGACTACTACATGGGCCAGATGTTCACTTACCTCAAAGAAACCGATGACCCCCGCTGGCCTGGACATAAACTCATTGAAAACACTTATATCATTTTCACTTCCGATAATGGTGGTATGGAAAAAGTCCCTGGAGAAATCATCACCGATAACTTCCCTCTCGACAAGGGTAAAATTAATGCAAAAGAAGGCGGTATTCGCGTTCCACTCATTATCACTGGCCCAGGTATTAAAGCGGGTCAAGAATCAGATGTGATGATCAATGGTCTCGATTTTTTTCCAACGATTCTTTCTTGGTCTGGAGCCAAAAAACCCGACAATTTAAAACTCGATGGTCTCGATATTTCTACGCTTCTCACTAAAGATGCCTCCAACCCCAAGCTCGTTAAGAAGGAAAATGGCGAAGTTCGCAATTCGATCATGCATCACTTCCCCAACTCCTACTCGATGCACTCAACTTTGCGCATCGGTGATTATAAAGTCATTCGCAATTATAAACCTGAGATGCCTCCCTTTGAGCTCTACCAGCTCTATGATAATGGCAAACGCGTCGATATCGAAGAGAGCAAAAACCTCGCTAAGACCATGCCAGAAAAAGTTCAGGAAATGAATAAAATTCTTCAGCAAAAACTCGAAGAAATGGATGCGAGTTTCCCCTTCCTCAATCCCTATACCATGCGTAAACTTCCTGGCAAAGATCAAGTCTGTGCAGTTAGTGAGAATGGCCTTGATGGAAACAAGGCTTGGGTCAAGTTCAAAGAAAACGGCAATAAAGTGACCAAGGCTTACTTACTTTACACTGATAATGGTGGGCATAAATACGAAGAATGGTACCGCCTCGACGCACAAGTTAAGGATGGCAAAGTGATCGCCAAACTTCCAAAAGGAACAACGCATTACCTCTTCAACTTAGTCGACGATAAACACTTCATGCTGAGTTACCCCCGCATGGGACAAATGAGCCATTACAACATAAATAAAAAATACTCGATTAATGCGTTAAAAGTGAAATGA
- a CDS encoding prepilin-type N-terminal cleavage/methylation domain-containing protein: MNRKVFSLIELLVVVAIIGILASMMLPSLGEARERAKIATCLNNMKQMGFSNAMYLDDSEGYYPIANAATGFGWDDLLSSYDGRNLTDAQIKSGVGVNGRWGARKTDLPGGADHAPMYRCPLDDRDNGNFILKTYCPTQLSGINLNTGTGHNFTKGIYGYSNTNGIEAYSRNISALDNTSGIITHAENLAPFSNPGNNNIRLRLGSDWTWSGITATIFSLNEDKHSDLKYNFLMADGHVKKMTAIQSLVKNDGSLASTGNVSGSSWDSLR, encoded by the coding sequence ATGAATAGAAAAGTATTTAGTTTAATTGAATTACTAGTTGTAGTTGCAATAATCGGAATTTTAGCCTCAATGATGTTACCTTCTTTGGGAGAAGCAAGAGAGAGGGCAAAAATAGCTACATGTTTAAATAATATGAAACAGATGGGCTTTTCAAATGCCATGTATTTAGATGATAGTGAAGGTTACTACCCTATAGCTAATGCTGCCACAGGTTTTGGTTGGGATGACCTGTTAAGTAGCTATGATGGTAGAAACCTTACAGATGCTCAAATAAAATCAGGCGTTGGCGTAAATGGCCGTTGGGGTGCAAGAAAGACTGATTTACCAGGTGGTGCAGATCATGCCCCTATGTATAGATGCCCATTAGATGATCGCGACAACGGTAATTTTATACTTAAAACTTACTGCCCAACGCAATTAAGCGGCATCAACCTTAATACGGGTACTGGCCATAATTTTACAAAGGGCATATATGGTTATTCAAACACAAATGGTATCGAAGCTTACAGTCGTAATATCAGTGCCCTAGACAATACATCTGGAATCATAACTCACGCTGAAAACCTTGCACCTTTTAGTAACCCGGGTAACAACAATATTAGACTTAGACTTGGTTCAGATTGGACGTGGAGTGGTATTACAGCGACAATCTTTAGTCTTAATGAAGATAAGCATTCTGACTTAAAATATAATTTTTTAATGGCAGATGGCCATGTCAAGAAAATGACCGCAATCCAAAGTCTTGTTAAAAATGATGGGAGCCTTGCAAGCACTGGAAATGTAAGTGGATCATCATGGGATTCTTTACGTTAA
- a CDS encoding glycerophosphodiester phosphodiesterase: MEVDVQLSKEGHVICIHDKNTKKAGRKNLTVAKSSLNELQKIDVDSFKHKTYAWTQIPTLKQVLDSVTKGKKVFIEIKSGVETIDPVLKIIK; the protein is encoded by the coding sequence ATTGAAGTCGATGTTCAATTAAGTAAAGAAGGTCATGTGATCTGCATTCACGATAAGAATACAAAAAAAGCTGGACGTAAAAACCTTACTGTCGCCAAATCAAGTTTAAATGAACTTCAAAAAATCGATGTGGATTCATTTAAGCACAAGACTTATGCGTGGACTCAAATCCCCACGCTTAAGCAAGTTCTTGACTCTGTCACTAAGGGAAAAAAGGTCTTTATAGAAATAAAATCAGGCGTCGAAACCATTGATCCCGTTTTAAAAATTATTAAGTAG
- a CDS encoding IS1380-like element ISLar2 family transposase gives MYKSFTGWVKSGVWVKLASTKKSQPKNHVLTMPKKIKKTRKSKKECRRKIKKIGITTNCLSSQAGLAPFVNFINGTGICDELAQVFKDLRKSKKGIELEEAFLQLVLFFADGRESSLNTFDTLKENEAWQKLLGCEVALGTAALKRILHKAYTVDVEMIRPLIRRVFLSALKAKNPNKVILFLDSSVYDNDGAKCRAGVKCTYKKKEGYHPINLIWDGMYIDTYFQSGHCSTNHDGVAIEMLQEIVPMIRENLGEDIQVIVRMDGGYYDQKIFAACDALKINFICAGKRYSDHKIHANTKLENFDGVYRKKACTWHYLTFQERRKSWPKEMAYRALFLRPTEENGEALLGLESRIILTNLDVKSCSDQEIIDYDHSRGADELTHRAAKDFASERMPCLDFHANSLWYSMGIVSFNLFQIFKRNIAGFSWNCYPTTVRRKLFDLAGKIINKGRSLTLKITPWKMRELKFDQIWEKSLTPWVLPVL, from the coding sequence GTGTATAAAAGCTTCACTGGGTGGGTGAAAAGTGGAGTTTGGGTTAAATTAGCTTCGACCAAAAAATCTCAACCCAAAAACCACGTACTTACGATGCCCAAGAAAATCAAAAAAACTAGAAAATCCAAGAAAGAATGTCGAAGAAAAATCAAAAAAATTGGAATCACCACAAACTGCTTAAGTTCTCAAGCAGGATTAGCACCTTTTGTTAATTTCATTAATGGCACAGGTATTTGTGATGAGCTCGCACAGGTATTTAAAGATCTAAGAAAAAGCAAGAAAGGCATAGAGCTTGAAGAAGCTTTTTTACAGCTTGTACTCTTTTTTGCGGACGGTCGTGAAAGTAGTTTAAACACCTTTGATACGCTGAAGGAAAACGAAGCTTGGCAAAAACTTTTAGGCTGTGAAGTTGCTCTAGGTACGGCTGCATTAAAAAGAATCCTTCACAAAGCTTATACAGTAGATGTTGAGATGATTCGTCCTTTAATCCGCAGGGTTTTTCTTAGTGCGCTCAAAGCTAAAAATCCGAATAAAGTCATTCTCTTTCTAGACTCCAGTGTCTACGATAACGACGGCGCTAAATGCCGCGCGGGAGTAAAATGTACCTACAAGAAAAAAGAAGGCTATCACCCAATCAACCTCATATGGGACGGCATGTATATCGATACTTATTTCCAATCAGGTCATTGCTCAACAAATCACGATGGGGTTGCTATTGAGATGTTACAAGAAATCGTACCAATGATTCGTGAAAATCTTGGAGAAGACATTCAGGTCATCGTTCGAATGGATGGTGGTTATTACGATCAAAAGATTTTTGCTGCTTGCGACGCGCTTAAAATCAACTTTATTTGTGCAGGGAAACGCTATTCAGATCACAAGATTCATGCCAATACAAAACTCGAAAACTTCGATGGCGTCTATCGTAAAAAAGCTTGTACTTGGCATTACCTTACTTTTCAAGAACGTCGTAAATCTTGGCCCAAAGAGATGGCGTATCGAGCTTTGTTTTTACGGCCTACAGAAGAGAATGGCGAAGCTTTATTAGGTTTAGAAAGTCGTATTATCCTTACAAATCTTGACGTAAAATCTTGCTCCGATCAAGAAATAATTGATTATGATCATTCCCGCGGAGCTGATGAACTCACTCACCGTGCAGCTAAAGATTTCGCAAGTGAGAGGATGCCATGTCTCGACTTTCACGCTAACTCCCTTTGGTACTCAATGGGTATTGTATCCTTCAATCTCTTTCAGATTTTCAAACGCAACATTGCGGGTTTTTCTTGGAACTGCTACCCCACTACGGTACGTCGTAAACTTTTTGATTTAGCAGGAAAAATCATTAATAAAGGACGCTCATTGACACTCAAAATTACCCCATGGAAAATGAGGGAGTTGAAATTTGATCAAATATGGGAGAAATCACTTACGCCTTGGGTTCTTCCTGTTCTTTAG
- a CDS encoding RNA polymerase sigma factor encodes MSQNTRYTLLKKLQNDSSEKNWEEFVQYYSPYIFVIIRRFNVGAHDSEELLQDVLVKIWKNISKFDAQKYECRFRTWLGVMIRNTVFNFFKSKASRNSRSNVNYDDIIGKLELMTEAEVNIISEREWKNHIAKLAWEKLKASFSEQTQKVFEESIKSDISNAELATKFAISESSVRVFKMRVRKAMHKEIIRLNSELET; translated from the coding sequence ATGTCGCAAAATACCCGCTATACACTTCTAAAGAAACTGCAAAATGACAGCAGTGAAAAAAACTGGGAAGAGTTCGTCCAGTACTATAGCCCTTATATTTTTGTGATTATTCGGCGTTTTAACGTGGGAGCTCACGACTCCGAAGAACTCTTACAGGATGTGCTCGTCAAAATTTGGAAGAATATCTCTAAATTTGATGCCCAAAAGTACGAATGTCGTTTTAGAACCTGGTTAGGCGTGATGATTAGAAATACCGTCTTTAACTTTTTTAAAAGTAAGGCTTCGCGAAACTCACGAAGCAATGTGAACTACGATGATATTATTGGCAAACTCGAACTCATGACTGAAGCCGAAGTTAACATCATTTCTGAACGTGAATGGAAAAATCATATTGCTAAACTCGCTTGGGAAAAACTGAAAGCGAGTTTCTCTGAGCAAACACAAAAAGTTTTTGAGGAGTCCATCAAATCAGATATCAGCAATGCGGAACTCGCCACAAAATTTGCCATCTCAGAAAGCTCTGTTCGGGTCTTTAAAATGCGCGTGCGCAAAGCCATGCACAAAGAAATTATTCGACTCAACTCAGAATTGGAAACCTAA
- a CDS encoding serine/threonine-protein kinase, with protein MSDEDDFADGLGELFDEAYNCTDTKLTESLKQEEDIYSDFSLYSEGGLKRIELCYNRKTNRKVAMATLKEADDPQKVEVFLREAKLNAALQHPNIVPVYNIGLDEAKPWFTMKFIAGISLKDTVCELREGKASEFQDLNARLDLFLKVCDAIAYAHSLGVIHLDIKPDNIRISKYGDVVVCDWGLADVEASSCDELLLEYCSVLDHDIKNHTMSGTVKGSPGYMAPEQTAKVKMRKGFHTDIFSLGSLLYALLTYRAPFDSESIDTILENTAKCDFPKPSKLDLAIPVSLEAICLKAMSLRPEDRYPSVEGLQKDILAYRNGFAPEAEQASSLKTLKLLIKRHKALSLLSLFTFALLALATFILFNNLKLSEKNAAQLADKLQLEQEFNKQMGVDAAPLFLERAIDTFDICNFDESLRFANNAVSRDASMQDAWLVKAKNHFIREEYQATIDAFAKVNSEDHDLVIEIARKYLKIKPLDSSPLTVPQLLNLLAELKPLARGDIYWKVVHYKAFQDLNIEERIAFCRGVIRVNHGASKAKMLNFKFDVDTKHLDVSNNPWLNVSLCFMNFPAKSINLSRTGMNNSIGLRSIPLEEVDMSYTKIIELQTFPCKKVTKLNISGNTIFHITPIVDLPIESLQIQNTLIRNTHDLVQLKRLKELHIHQGQFSKNELDRLDQKIKIVVHQKRE; from the coding sequence ATGTCAGATGAAGATGACTTTGCCGATGGCTTAGGTGAACTCTTTGATGAGGCTTATAATTGTACGGATACCAAACTCACCGAGTCCTTAAAGCAAGAAGAAGATATTTACTCTGATTTCAGTCTTTATAGCGAAGGTGGCCTCAAACGCATAGAGCTTTGCTATAATCGCAAAACCAATCGTAAGGTTGCCATGGCCACTCTAAAAGAGGCCGACGATCCACAGAAAGTCGAAGTCTTTCTAAGGGAAGCTAAACTCAATGCTGCTCTTCAGCACCCCAATATTGTACCGGTCTATAATATTGGTTTGGATGAAGCCAAACCCTGGTTTACGATGAAATTCATTGCGGGAATTTCTCTGAAAGATACCGTTTGCGAACTTCGCGAAGGAAAAGCAAGCGAATTCCAAGATCTCAACGCTCGGCTCGATCTTTTCCTCAAAGTTTGCGATGCCATTGCCTATGCTCATTCCCTCGGCGTGATTCACCTCGATATAAAACCCGATAATATCCGCATCAGTAAATATGGCGATGTGGTGGTTTGTGACTGGGGACTCGCCGATGTTGAAGCCTCTTCTTGTGACGAGTTGCTTTTAGAATACTGTTCTGTATTAGATCACGATATCAAAAACCATACCATGTCAGGAACCGTCAAAGGTTCTCCAGGTTATATGGCACCTGAGCAAACCGCAAAAGTCAAAATGCGAAAAGGCTTCCATACCGATATTTTTTCTCTTGGTAGCTTACTCTATGCCCTACTCACTTATAGAGCTCCTTTTGACTCTGAGTCAATCGACACGATCTTGGAAAACACCGCGAAGTGTGATTTTCCAAAACCATCTAAATTAGACCTCGCCATTCCCGTTTCACTAGAAGCCATTTGCCTCAAGGCTATGTCACTACGTCCAGAAGATCGTTATCCAAGTGTAGAAGGTTTACAAAAAGATATCCTCGCTTACCGCAATGGCTTTGCCCCTGAAGCCGAGCAAGCCTCATCTTTGAAAACCCTCAAACTACTTATCAAGCGCCACAAAGCGTTGAGCCTCTTATCTCTTTTTACTTTTGCCCTGCTTGCCCTTGCCACTTTTATCCTTTTTAATAATTTAAAACTCTCGGAAAAAAATGCGGCGCAACTCGCGGATAAGCTTCAACTCGAGCAGGAATTCAATAAACAAATGGGCGTTGATGCGGCGCCATTATTTCTCGAAAGAGCCATCGATACTTTCGACATCTGTAATTTTGACGAGAGTTTGCGATTCGCTAACAACGCCGTCAGTCGTGACGCTTCCATGCAGGACGCCTGGTTAGTAAAAGCCAAAAACCACTTCATTCGCGAAGAGTACCAAGCCACTATTGATGCCTTTGCGAAAGTTAATTCTGAGGATCATGACTTAGTCATTGAAATCGCTCGAAAATATTTAAAAATTAAGCCTCTTGATTCCAGTCCCCTCACTGTCCCCCAACTCTTAAACTTACTTGCTGAGCTCAAACCTCTTGCTCGCGGGGACATTTATTGGAAAGTGGTTCATTACAAAGCTTTTCAAGACCTTAACATAGAAGAGCGAATCGCTTTTTGCCGTGGCGTTATTCGGGTTAATCACGGAGCAAGCAAGGCCAAAATGCTGAATTTTAAATTTGACGTCGATACGAAACATCTCGATGTTTCCAATAATCCGTGGCTCAACGTCAGTCTCTGTTTCATGAACTTTCCAGCAAAGTCAATTAACTTATCACGAACAGGGATGAATAACTCAATTGGACTGCGCTCTATACCCTTGGAAGAAGTTGATATGAGTTATACAAAAATTATTGAGTTGCAAACCTTTCCCTGCAAAAAAGTCACCAAACTCAATATTTCTGGGAATACAATTTTTCATATCACTCCAATAGTTGACCTTCCTATAGAAAGTCTACAAATCCAAAATACTCTCATACGCAATACGCATGATTTAGTTCAGTTAAAGAGGCTCAAAGAACTTCATATTCACCAAGGACAATTTTCCAAAAATGAGCTCGATCGTCTCGATCAAAAGATCAAAATCGTCGTGCACCAAAAACGAGAATGA
- a CDS encoding c-type cytochrome — MNKFLTLSLALASTFCSASADTIQRGEEIYKQVCHICHAPDLKGGIGPNLIDDFWKHGDSPNAILHSISEGIANTEMAPYKQLFKEDDLKALRDFILSKQKGMRSLNLSSYPKSHFKGKKLSLERLKTVESLEQKNIKENLIYFKNRYDAVANLKADLYIAEDGVYELRLRQVGRSAVFINGEEVIYQDEKNKSLNHSKKLSLKKGVHKIEILHDEKMQHSLRFHAVLIQEGKGHLTLMGRSLEGSEPKMVRAEPKAKVIRKYIHGLSPRTLLCLLPNKVLVAYNPYSGKVEGVWLNSYIDQTPSLNARSALPSLIKGKALNPTLLGIESQHDIKLLSYQVENDCAIISTSIGGKSHQIRISPKGDSGFSIKGVGEEKIPNFKLIHQDPKLATETSNFTIDFN, encoded by the coding sequence ATGAATAAATTTTTGACTCTTAGTCTAGCCTTAGCTAGTACTTTTTGTAGTGCTTCAGCCGACACCATTCAGCGTGGTGAAGAAATCTATAAACAAGTCTGCCACATCTGTCACGCCCCCGACCTAAAAGGTGGAATCGGTCCTAATCTCATTGACGACTTTTGGAAACACGGTGATTCACCCAATGCGATTTTACATAGTATTTCAGAAGGCATTGCCAATACAGAAATGGCTCCCTACAAACAACTGTTTAAAGAAGACGATCTAAAAGCCCTTCGCGACTTCATCCTCTCAAAGCAAAAGGGCATGCGTTCACTTAATCTTTCCTCATACCCCAAGTCACATTTCAAAGGGAAAAAACTCAGTTTAGAAAGACTTAAAACTGTGGAGTCTCTGGAGCAGAAAAACATCAAAGAAAACCTCATCTATTTCAAAAACCGTTACGATGCTGTGGCCAACTTAAAGGCCGACCTCTATATAGCGGAAGATGGAGTCTACGAGCTGCGCCTACGCCAAGTGGGACGCAGCGCAGTTTTCATTAATGGTGAGGAAGTGATTTATCAGGATGAGAAAAACAAAAGCTTAAATCATTCAAAAAAACTCTCACTCAAAAAGGGTGTTCACAAAATTGAAATCCTGCACGATGAAAAGATGCAACACTCGCTCCGTTTTCACGCTGTATTAATTCAAGAAGGCAAAGGTCATCTCACTCTCATGGGAAGGAGTCTCGAAGGTTCTGAACCGAAAATGGTTCGTGCTGAGCCGAAAGCTAAAGTGATTCGCAAGTATATCCACGGGCTCTCGCCACGGACGCTTTTGTGCTTGCTCCCCAATAAAGTTCTCGTTGCCTACAATCCTTATTCTGGCAAAGTCGAAGGTGTATGGCTCAACTCCTATATTGACCAAACGCCCTCACTAAACGCTAGAAGTGCCCTGCCATCGCTCATAAAAGGTAAAGCTCTGAATCCTACTTTACTTGGTATAGAAAGTCAGCACGACATCAAGCTGCTCTCCTATCAAGTGGAAAATGACTGCGCAATTATCTCGACTTCCATAGGTGGAAAATCACACCAAATCCGCATTTCACCTAAGGGTGATTCAGGTTTCTCAATTAAGGGTGTGGGTGAGGAAAAAATTCCAAACTTCAAACTCATTCACCAAGACCCCAAGCTTGCGACAGAAACAAGTAATTTCACAATAGATTTTAACTAG